The Lachnospiraceae bacterium oral taxon 500 genome window below encodes:
- a CDS encoding FAD-dependent oxidoreductase, protein MKYKISDFRVDFRVTQQEWDRLLSKRLRGEQILSCQVLRRSVDARKNILFVYHLAVELNRRLSEVEQKALNVEEYAEEEYRLPCSAEEGQRAIAGAAGGRPVVIGSGPAGLFAALILAECGFCPLVLERGEAVEKRQQSVEHYNRTGELKENSNIQFGEGGAGTFSDGKLNTGVKDSGGRRMKVLRAFVSCGAKEDILYEAKPHIGTDYLIRVVAALRRRIEELGGEFRFETRADRLCTEAGKVRAVLTEAGEEIPAETVILAIGHSARDTFAMLREQGVAMQAKPFAVGLRIEHRQELIDRSQYGQYAGDRRLPTAEYKLTHQAENGRRVYSFCMCPGGRVVNAASERGRLVCNGMSCQARDLENANSAILVGIDERDYGPGVLAGLDYQRRLEEAAFCLGGGDYAMPVETFGDFKAGRTENFQIGGVKSSLECRSCPADLRTLFSPEINQALVEGITAFGRKIKGFDQDDALLTGVEARSSSPVRILRDEDFVSPACRGLYPCGEGAGYAGGIMSAAMDGIKTAEKVIEAYIRRNQ, encoded by the coding sequence ATGAAATATAAAATCAGTGATTTTCGGGTGGATTTTCGGGTAACGCAGCAGGAATGGGACAGACTTCTAAGCAAGAGGCTGCGGGGAGAACAGATTTTATCCTGTCAGGTTTTGCGCCGCTCGGTTGACGCCCGCAAAAATATTCTATTTGTGTATCATTTAGCGGTGGAATTAAACCGCCGGCTGAGTGAGGTCGAGCAAAAGGCGCTAAATGTGGAAGAATATGCCGAGGAAGAGTATCGGCTGCCGTGTTCGGCGGAGGAGGGGCAAAGAGCGATTGCCGGGGCGGCCGGCGGCCGGCCGGTGGTGATTGGCAGCGGCCCGGCTGGACTGTTTGCTGCTTTGATTTTAGCGGAATGCGGCTTTTGTCCGCTTGTTTTGGAACGCGGGGAAGCGGTTGAAAAAAGGCAGCAAAGCGTAGAGCATTATAACCGGACAGGCGAATTAAAGGAAAACAGTAATATCCAGTTTGGCGAAGGCGGAGCGGGAACTTTTTCCGACGGCAAATTAAACACCGGTGTCAAAGACAGCGGCGGCCGGCGGATGAAAGTGCTGCGCGCCTTTGTCAGCTGCGGGGCGAAAGAAGATATTTTATACGAAGCTAAGCCGCATATCGGTACGGATTATTTAATTCGGGTAGTGGCCGCACTTCGCCGCCGGATTGAAGAACTGGGCGGCGAGTTCCGCTTTGAAACCAGAGCCGACCGGCTTTGCACGGAAGCGGGAAAAGTTAGGGCGGTTTTGACGGAGGCGGGAGAGGAGATCCCGGCGGAAACCGTCATACTGGCGATCGGCCACAGCGCCCGGGACACCTTCGCCATGCTCCGGGAGCAAGGCGTAGCGATGCAGGCTAAGCCCTTTGCCGTCGGTCTAAGGATTGAACACCGGCAGGAGCTGATTGACCGCAGTCAGTACGGACAGTACGCCGGCGACCGGCGGCTGCCGACGGCCGAATATAAGCTGACGCATCAAGCGGAAAACGGCCGGCGGGTATACAGCTTTTGTATGTGTCCGGGCGGCCGGGTGGTCAACGCCGCTTCTGAGCGGGGGCGGCTGGTTTGCAATGGGATGAGCTGTCAGGCCAGAGATTTGGAAAATGCCAATTCGGCGATTTTAGTCGGAATTGATGAAAGAGATTACGGTCCGGGCGTGTTGGCGGGGCTGGACTATCAACGGCGGCTGGAAGAAGCGGCTTTTTGCTTGGGCGGCGGGGATTATGCCATGCCGGTGGAGACTTTCGGCGACTTTAAAGCCGGACGGACGGAAAACTTTCAAATCGGCGGGGTGAAATCATCGCTTGAGTGCCGGAGTTGTCCGGCGGACCTGCGAACGCTCTTTTCACCGGAAATCAATCAGGCTTTGGTGGAAGGAATAACGGCTTTCGGCCGGAAAATAAAGGGCTTTGATCAGGATGATGCCCTTTTGACCGGAGTGGAGGCGCGAAGTTCTTCGCCGGTCAGGATTTTGCGGGATGAAGATTTTGTGTCGCCTGCTTGCCGGGGGCTTTACCCTTGCGGCGAGGGAGCCGGTTACGCCGGCGGCATCATGTCGGCGGCAATGGACGGGATTAAGACGGCGGAAAAAGTGATTGAAGCATATATAAGGAGGAATCAATAA